Proteins encoded in a region of the Mycolicibacterium neoaurum genome:
- a CDS encoding nitroreductase, giving the protein MSTLTDVVNHRRSTRMFLRDKPVPMDLLTESLALAMRAPSNSNVQPWRLYLATGSRREALGAALSAEARTNPPANLGLPDSFAALRRELGALVYGSMGVARDNAEARWSAQLRNFDFFAAPVAGMVCMHRDLGLPDALGVGMFVQTLLLALTDRGIDSCVQVSTALYPDLVRQQLGIPEELTILCGLSIGYADPAFPANNLTIPRNELADNIVMRGD; this is encoded by the coding sequence ATGAGCACCCTCACCGATGTCGTCAACCACCGTCGATCCACCCGGATGTTCCTGCGCGACAAGCCCGTTCCAATGGATCTGCTGACAGAATCGCTGGCGTTGGCCATGCGGGCACCGTCCAATTCCAACGTGCAACCGTGGCGGCTCTATCTGGCCACTGGGTCCCGCCGGGAGGCTCTCGGCGCCGCACTGTCGGCCGAGGCACGGACGAACCCGCCGGCGAACCTCGGTTTACCCGACTCGTTCGCCGCGCTCCGACGCGAACTGGGAGCGCTGGTCTACGGCTCGATGGGGGTGGCGCGAGACAATGCCGAAGCCCGCTGGAGCGCACAGCTGCGCAATTTCGACTTCTTCGCCGCACCGGTGGCGGGCATGGTGTGTATGCACCGCGATCTGGGGCTGCCCGATGCGCTCGGTGTCGGCATGTTCGTCCAGACCCTGCTGCTGGCCCTGACCGACCGCGGCATCGACAGTTGCGTGCAGGTATCCACCGCGTTGTACCCCGACCTCGTCAGGCAACAGCTCGGTATCCCGGAAGAACTGACAATCCTGTGCGGGCTGAGCATCGGCTATGCGGACCCCGCCTTCCCTGCCAACAACCTGACCATCCCGCGAAACGAGCTCGCCGACAATATCGTGATGCGGGGCGACTGA
- a CDS encoding AAA family ATPase, whose protein sequence is MSALIGRNAECQVLDALVRTVRDGGSEVRVLLGQAGVGKTTLLGHLRASAADFHILEATGIESEMELPFAGLHQVCAPILDLRAALPAPQRAALESAFGLSDTAPAPDRFLVGLAVIGLLVDAAARRPVLLIVDDLQWLDTVSAQTLFFVARRLPDVRVGLVLALRTPIDGIAGLPAMAVPGLTDESARELLESVFPGRLDPAVRDRIVAEARGNPLALQAISQGLNAVDLAGGFQRPDRRPVVAEIEDRYLSTLRSLPADARRVVLLAASEPVGDPSLLRRAMEVQQVPASAETAARDAGLITVDTRVQFQHPLARSVAYRSATTDERRAAHRALAAATDPTADPDRRAWHRALAADGVDAGVADELEASARRARQRGGTAAAAAFLTRAVELTPDPATRGARALAAAEAHREVASFESARQLLATAQLCPLSDLQQAQWAQLRTRLTFVSARTNGDAQALLSAVDQFRTVAEQLQVLHPAMAGAAYLEAMTAAMYVGRHGGTKAAEIGAAARTALAAAEGGRPLDQVAKALADRLASGAEAAMPAVQTALEALKAAGRDEVAGVGNDWFWLGFPAVHESLIHEAWDDEGWRDISAYAIQLATERGALTLLPASLLARAGSEMEAGELGSARELVIKAHEISVATGYTPPRYHRLVLAAWSGDDAEASRLIAAALKDSTARGEGRITGLAHYGAAVLNNGRGRYQEALEAGLLAFAYEDLGFYNEMLLELIEAAVRCDQPERAAEPMQQLQARTLAASTPRALGSLARSRALLADGPAAEEFYVEALDQFGRTRQAAQLARTHLLYGEWLRRNRSAKQAREHLRLAHESLHRIGATGFAERARRELQAAGTKTRKQPTAAGDALTSQEQQIAQLAGRGLTNQEIAGELFISAHTVEYHLRKVFAKLNIRSRRELRSHF, encoded by the coding sequence ATGTCCGCGTTGATCGGCAGGAATGCCGAATGCCAGGTGCTCGACGCACTCGTGCGCACCGTCCGCGACGGCGGCAGCGAGGTGCGTGTGCTGCTCGGACAGGCCGGCGTCGGAAAGACCACCCTGCTGGGTCATTTGCGCGCGTCCGCCGCCGACTTCCACATCCTCGAAGCCACCGGTATCGAGTCGGAGATGGAACTGCCGTTCGCGGGTCTGCACCAGGTGTGCGCGCCGATCCTGGACCTGCGCGCCGCACTGCCCGCCCCACAGCGCGCGGCACTGGAGAGCGCTTTCGGGCTCAGCGACACCGCACCCGCCCCTGACCGCTTCCTGGTCGGCCTCGCCGTGATCGGCCTGCTCGTCGATGCCGCGGCGCGACGTCCGGTACTGCTGATCGTCGATGATCTGCAGTGGCTGGACACCGTGTCGGCGCAGACGCTGTTCTTCGTGGCGCGCCGACTGCCCGACGTCCGGGTCGGCCTTGTCCTCGCGCTGCGCACGCCCATCGACGGTATCGCCGGGTTGCCCGCGATGGCCGTGCCGGGTCTGACTGACGAAAGCGCGCGCGAGCTGTTGGAGTCGGTGTTCCCCGGCCGCCTGGACCCGGCGGTACGCGACCGAATCGTCGCCGAGGCACGCGGCAACCCACTTGCCTTGCAAGCCATTTCACAGGGACTCAATGCCGTCGACCTGGCGGGCGGTTTCCAGCGTCCCGACCGGCGCCCGGTGGTCGCCGAGATCGAGGATCGCTATCTGTCGACGCTGCGGTCCCTGCCTGCGGATGCCCGACGGGTGGTGCTGCTGGCCGCCTCCGAACCCGTCGGGGATCCGTCGCTGCTGCGTCGCGCGATGGAGGTGCAGCAGGTGCCCGCCTCGGCCGAGACGGCCGCGCGGGATGCCGGCCTGATCACCGTCGACACCCGGGTGCAGTTCCAGCACCCGTTGGCACGCAGTGTCGCCTATCGCTCGGCCACCACCGACGAACGACGGGCCGCTCATCGCGCGTTGGCCGCCGCCACCGACCCGACCGCCGACCCCGACCGCCGCGCCTGGCACCGCGCGCTGGCGGCCGACGGTGTCGATGCCGGGGTGGCCGACGAACTGGAGGCCTCGGCGCGGCGTGCCCGTCAGCGCGGTGGAACGGCCGCCGCGGCGGCCTTTCTCACCAGAGCCGTCGAGCTGACACCCGATCCGGCGACGCGCGGCGCCCGTGCACTGGCTGCCGCCGAAGCCCATCGCGAGGTGGCATCGTTCGAGTCTGCCCGGCAATTGCTGGCGACGGCGCAGTTGTGCCCGTTGTCGGACCTGCAGCAGGCACAGTGGGCGCAATTACGGACCCGCTTGACGTTCGTGTCGGCGAGGACGAACGGTGACGCCCAGGCGTTGCTGTCCGCGGTCGACCAGTTCCGTACGGTCGCAGAGCAATTGCAGGTGCTCCATCCGGCGATGGCGGGCGCGGCCTATCTGGAGGCGATGACGGCGGCGATGTATGTCGGCCGCCACGGCGGTACCAAGGCCGCCGAGATCGGTGCGGCCGCCCGCACTGCTCTCGCCGCCGCCGAGGGCGGTCGCCCGCTCGATCAGGTCGCCAAGGCGCTGGCCGACCGGCTCGCATCGGGCGCCGAGGCCGCGATGCCGGCCGTGCAGACGGCGTTGGAGGCGTTGAAGGCGGCCGGCCGCGACGAGGTCGCCGGCGTGGGCAACGACTGGTTCTGGCTCGGATTCCCGGCCGTGCACGAATCCCTGATCCATGAGGCGTGGGACGACGAGGGTTGGCGCGATATCTCCGCATATGCCATCCAGCTCGCGACCGAGCGCGGCGCACTCACCCTGTTGCCCGCATCTCTGCTGGCCCGCGCCGGTTCCGAGATGGAGGCCGGGGAACTGGGTTCCGCCAGGGAGCTGGTCATCAAGGCTCACGAGATCTCGGTCGCAACCGGATACACGCCACCGCGGTATCACCGCCTCGTTCTCGCGGCATGGTCCGGTGATGATGCCGAGGCGTCTCGGCTGATCGCTGCCGCACTGAAGGACAGCACCGCCCGCGGCGAGGGTCGCATCACCGGATTGGCCCATTACGGCGCTGCCGTGTTGAACAACGGCAGGGGCCGTTATCAGGAGGCTCTGGAGGCGGGGTTGCTCGCATTCGCCTATGAGGACCTGGGTTTCTACAACGAGATGTTGCTCGAGCTCATCGAGGCGGCGGTCCGCTGCGATCAGCCCGAGCGGGCGGCCGAGCCGATGCAGCAGCTGCAGGCCCGCACACTGGCCGCCTCGACCCCACGGGCGTTGGGGTCACTTGCTCGGTCGCGGGCACTGCTTGCCGACGGACCGGCCGCCGAGGAGTTCTATGTGGAGGCTCTCGACCAGTTCGGCAGAACCCGGCAGGCGGCGCAGCTGGCGAGGACACACCTGTTGTACGGAGAATGGTTGCGGCGTAATCGTTCCGCCAAACAGGCGCGCGAACATCTACGCCTGGCCCACGAGTCACTGCACCGCATCGGCGCGACCGGGTTCGCCGAACGCGCCCGGCGGGAGCTCCAGGCCGCCGGCACCAAGACCCGCAAACAACCGACCGCAGCCGGTGACGCCCTCACCTCCCAGGAACAGCAGATCGCGCAGTTGGCGGGTCGCGGACTGACGAATCAGGAGATTGCCGGTGAGCTGTTCATCAGCGCACACACGGTGGAGTATCACCTGCGAAAGGTCTTCGCCAAGTTGAACATCCGCTCGCGTCGTGAGCTCAGGTCGCATTTCTGA
- a CDS encoding STAS domain-containing protein: MTDTLPSGTPVPVGISRRALQMTTHWQDFDLAVVTVTGELDATNTDVLLDYALSKVVLCQRMVLDLTDIDFFGCAGYSMLKTLEYRCILADVVLTLLTSAPVRRVLKVCEYAARHGI; the protein is encoded by the coding sequence ATGACAGACACACTTCCCAGCGGTACTCCGGTGCCCGTCGGCATCTCCCGGCGTGCTCTCCAGATGACCACGCACTGGCAGGATTTCGATCTGGCCGTGGTGACGGTGACCGGAGAACTCGACGCGACCAACACCGACGTCCTACTCGACTACGCGCTGAGCAAGGTCGTGCTGTGCCAACGGATGGTGCTGGACCTCACCGATATCGACTTCTTCGGCTGCGCGGGCTACTCGATGTTGAAGACACTGGAATACCGCTGCATCCTGGCCGACGTGGTACTGACGCTGTTGACCAGCGCACCGGTCCGGCGGGTCCTGAAAGTCTGCGAGTACGCGGCCCGGCACGGCATCTGA
- a CDS encoding AraC family transcriptional regulator, with the protein MTSDPIVAALPERAGINSSDPELIQKYLDQCYSTRFGITRIDGADHGPCSCTHSRVDVDAFAIEEIRHAGVVQLRAEHVPAVVALHVLAGRVEVQHGGFATVADPGTWILASSGLGPVRVTLSDAQLRSVVVSKALLAEVAAIDTESPSVPRFTALTPDEAHTTHALQATERFLDSLLTSDNTTDDPIVLRSAGRMLASALLSTFPNDLPTGSPDADTGADQPALLRQAVNFIQDNAARDISVRDIAAALYLSPRTVQYLFRRHLNTTPTAHLRTIRLAQARKELIAGDRSVTTVAATAARWGFAHTGRFAVLYRRTYGESPHETLRR; encoded by the coding sequence ATGACGTCCGATCCCATTGTTGCCGCCTTGCCCGAGCGAGCAGGCATCAATTCCAGCGATCCCGAACTGATCCAGAAGTATCTGGACCAGTGCTATTCGACCAGATTCGGCATCACCCGCATCGATGGCGCCGATCACGGTCCGTGCTCGTGCACACACTCCAGGGTTGATGTCGACGCCTTCGCAATCGAGGAGATCCGACACGCCGGAGTGGTGCAGCTGCGCGCCGAGCATGTCCCGGCGGTCGTCGCGCTGCACGTGCTGGCCGGCCGGGTCGAGGTACAGCACGGCGGCTTCGCCACGGTCGCGGATCCCGGGACGTGGATTCTGGCATCGAGTGGTCTCGGCCCCGTGCGCGTGACCCTCTCCGACGCCCAGCTGCGTTCGGTGGTGGTGTCCAAGGCCCTGCTCGCCGAGGTCGCGGCGATAGACACCGAGTCCCCGTCGGTACCGCGCTTCACCGCGCTGACACCCGATGAGGCCCACACCACGCATGCGCTGCAGGCCACCGAACGCTTCCTGGACAGCCTGCTGACCTCCGACAACACCACCGACGACCCGATCGTGCTGCGCTCGGCGGGCCGGATGCTGGCCAGTGCGTTGCTGAGCACCTTCCCCAACGACCTGCCGACGGGGTCCCCGGATGCCGATACCGGCGCCGACCAGCCTGCGCTCCTGCGCCAGGCGGTCAACTTCATCCAGGACAACGCCGCACGCGATATCAGCGTCCGAGACATCGCGGCGGCGTTGTACCTGTCGCCGCGCACCGTCCAGTACCTGTTCCGGCGGCACCTCAACACCACGCCGACGGCCCACCTGCGCACCATCCGGCTGGCCCAGGCGCGTAAGGAACTCATCGCCGGCGACCGGTCGGTGACCACGGTCGCGGCGACGGCGGCCCGGTGGGGTTTCGCCCATACGGGTCGATTCGCCGTGCTGTATCGGCGCACCTACGGCGAGAGTCCGCACGAGACACTGCGGCGGTGA
- a CDS encoding GAF and ANTAR domain-containing protein: MRNAERDAVALRFAELLRDLERTQPNDTETALRELTVNAAAALPGAVSASITIATREGEVKSVAATDSVADKIDDIQRRTRQGPCLEAAWEQHTMRIRDIETEQRWPLFCQETRQNTSIRSSLAFQLFRNREAMGALNFYGERTDAFDDDAVELGLILATHTAVAWNLLVRDEQFRSALASRDLIGQAKGILMERFGVDASGAFGLLRRLSQESNTPLVDLAEQVIDSRTGEDRPV; encoded by the coding sequence ATGCGCAATGCCGAACGTGATGCGGTCGCCCTCCGCTTCGCGGAGTTGCTTCGCGATCTGGAGCGCACGCAACCCAACGACACCGAGACCGCGCTGCGGGAGCTGACCGTCAATGCGGCAGCGGCGCTGCCGGGCGCCGTGTCGGCGAGCATCACCATCGCGACCCGCGAGGGTGAGGTCAAGTCGGTGGCCGCGACCGATTCGGTGGCCGACAAGATCGATGACATCCAGCGGCGCACCAGACAGGGTCCCTGCCTGGAGGCAGCGTGGGAACAGCACACGATGCGGATCCGCGATATCGAGACCGAACAGCGCTGGCCGCTGTTCTGCCAGGAGACGCGGCAGAACACCAGCATCCGGTCCTCGCTGGCTTTCCAGCTGTTTCGGAACCGCGAGGCGATGGGCGCCCTGAACTTCTACGGCGAACGCACCGATGCCTTCGACGACGACGCCGTCGAGCTGGGGCTGATCCTTGCCACCCATACCGCGGTGGCCTGGAATCTGCTGGTGCGCGATGAGCAGTTCCGCAGCGCGCTGGCCTCCCGTGATTTGATCGGGCAAGCCAAAGGCATCCTGATGGAGCGCTTCGGGGTGGACGCCTCCGGGGCATTCGGGCTGCTGCGCAGGCTGTCCCAGGAGAGCAATACGCCTCTGGTGGACCTGGCGGAGCAGGTCATCGATTCCCGGACTGGGGAGGACCGACCCGTTTGA
- a CDS encoding MFS transporter, with protein sequence MVPQLIDPTAQARPRGPVRLLLDPVFGTLFWGRMFSIVAVWTHSIIAAVVVYEATESALMVGLVGVFQFGPQLLLSPVSGRWADSGNPGRQILLGRVLCMAGSGSIAGWMFLEPDQQGTPAAVAVLLGSLIVGVGFVVGGPAMQSIVPDLIRPGELSTAMALNSIPMTIGRIAGPAAGAYLAAHFGAATGFAVSAGLHLVFALFIIAVRLPAPPARAADADRRVRAALRHVWRDRPLLMALLAVTTVGVAADPSITLAPALADALGGGTQLVGMLSAIFGVGAAVGMGALAAVGGRLPSARVSFLGLTGLGLGCAVLAASLVPAVAMGGFALAGLGFGWALTGLTTVVQERAPQDLRGRIMALWMVGFLGSRPIAAAVLGGTADAVNVQAAFAVAAALTLTVAALCRPATLAGPLP encoded by the coding sequence TTGGTGCCACAGCTCATCGACCCCACTGCGCAGGCGCGTCCGCGCGGGCCGGTCCGGCTGCTGCTGGACCCGGTGTTCGGCACCCTGTTCTGGGGCCGGATGTTCTCCATCGTCGCGGTCTGGACGCACAGCATCATCGCGGCCGTCGTGGTGTATGAGGCCACCGAATCGGCTCTGATGGTGGGTCTGGTCGGGGTTTTCCAGTTCGGGCCGCAGCTGCTGCTCAGCCCGGTCAGCGGCCGCTGGGCCGATTCCGGTAATCCCGGCAGGCAGATCCTGCTCGGCCGGGTGCTGTGCATGGCCGGATCGGGTTCGATCGCCGGCTGGATGTTCCTGGAACCAGATCAGCAGGGAACGCCCGCCGCGGTGGCGGTCCTGCTCGGTTCGCTCATCGTGGGCGTCGGTTTCGTGGTGGGTGGGCCTGCGATGCAGTCGATCGTGCCCGACCTCATCCGGCCGGGCGAGCTGTCGACGGCGATGGCGCTGAACAGCATTCCGATGACCATCGGTCGCATTGCCGGGCCGGCGGCCGGCGCGTACCTGGCGGCCCATTTCGGTGCAGCCACCGGATTCGCGGTGAGCGCCGGTCTGCACCTGGTCTTCGCGTTGTTCATCATCGCGGTGCGGTTGCCCGCACCGCCGGCACGGGCCGCCGACGCCGACCGTCGCGTACGGGCCGCGCTGCGGCATGTCTGGCGCGACCGCCCGCTGCTGATGGCCCTGCTGGCCGTCACGACCGTCGGGGTCGCTGCCGATCCGTCGATCACGCTGGCACCCGCGCTGGCCGATGCGCTGGGCGGCGGCACCCAGCTCGTCGGAATGCTCTCGGCCATCTTCGGAGTCGGTGCAGCGGTGGGTATGGGGGCACTCGCTGCCGTCGGCGGCAGGCTCCCGTCCGCGCGAGTGTCGTTCCTCGGTCTGACCGGGCTGGGACTGGGGTGTGCGGTACTGGCCGCCAGCCTGGTACCGGCCGTCGCGATGGGCGGCTTCGCGCTCGCCGGTCTGGGCTTCGGCTGGGCTTTGACCGGCTTGACCACGGTGGTGCAGGAGCGCGCGCCACAGGATCTGCGCGGCCGGATCATGGCGCTGTGGATGGTCGGCTTCCTCGGGTCACGTCCGATCGCGGCCGCGGTACTGGGCGGCACGGCGGATGCGGTCAACGTGCAGGCGGCCTTCGCGGTCGCAGCCGCGCTCACCCTGACGGTGGCGGCGTTGTGTCGGCCCGCGACCCTCGCCGGCCCCCTGCCCTGA
- a CDS encoding AAA family ATPase, which produces MTASHLQPTDGAISDARDVAAAVAAEFSTKVVGQHQLRESLLLALLAGGHLLVESVPGLAKTTAARVIAESIDGSFCRIQCTPDLLPSDIIGTQIYEAASNSFTTRLGPVHANIVLLDEINRSSAKTQSAMLEAMQERQTTIAGVEYPIPAPFVVIATQNPVDQEGTYPLSEAQTDRFMLKELVQYPSVADEVEIIERMDAGLYDRDHPARAVVTVDDIRRAQTAVRAVHMDRALVEYAGRVVGVTRDPDGHLPASVARLIEYGASPRATIAFCRTARALAVLRGRNHVLPDDIARLAHRVLRHRMVLGFEAASARVTPDAVVDAVLRAVPVP; this is translated from the coding sequence ATGACCGCTTCGCATCTGCAGCCCACCGACGGGGCGATCAGTGATGCCAGAGATGTTGCCGCTGCGGTGGCAGCCGAATTCTCCACCAAGGTCGTCGGGCAACATCAGCTACGCGAATCCCTGCTGCTCGCCTTGCTCGCCGGTGGCCACCTGTTGGTCGAAAGCGTCCCCGGCCTGGCAAAGACAACCGCGGCCCGAGTGATAGCGGAATCCATCGACGGCAGCTTTTGCCGCATCCAGTGCACCCCCGATCTGCTGCCCAGCGATATCATCGGCACCCAGATCTACGAGGCTGCCAGCAACTCCTTCACCACCCGTCTCGGACCGGTACACGCCAATATCGTTCTGCTCGACGAGATCAACCGTTCCAGCGCCAAGACCCAGAGCGCCATGTTGGAGGCCATGCAGGAACGCCAGACCACCATTGCCGGCGTGGAGTATCCGATCCCGGCACCGTTCGTGGTGATCGCGACCCAGAACCCGGTCGACCAGGAGGGCACCTATCCGCTGTCGGAGGCGCAAACAGACCGGTTCATGCTCAAGGAACTGGTGCAGTACCCCTCCGTCGCGGACGAGGTCGAAATCATCGAGCGGATGGATGCCGGACTCTACGACCGCGACCACCCCGCCCGTGCCGTGGTCACCGTCGACGACATCCGGCGCGCCCAGACCGCCGTGCGCGCCGTGCACATGGATCGTGCCCTCGTCGAATACGCGGGCCGGGTGGTCGGGGTGACCCGCGACCCGGACGGCCACCTCCCCGCGAGCGTGGCGCGGCTGATCGAATACGGCGCCAGCCCGCGCGCCACCATCGCATTCTGCCGTACCGCAAGGGCTTTGGCAGTCCTGCGCGGACGCAATCACGTGCTTCCCGATGACATCGCACGGTTGGCGCACCGCGTTCTGCGGCATCGGATGGTGCTCGGGTTCGAGGCCGCCAGCGCCAGGGTCACCCCCGATGCCGTGGTGGACGCGGTGTTGCGAGCCGTCCCGGTCCCCTGA
- a CDS encoding DUF58 domain-containing protein, whose translation MGKHLDAAKALIGRDAAGMLTGGRYALVHTRSMEFDELRPYVPGDDVRDIDWKATARSGHPLVKQFVTEKHHKILVVADAGRNACAATPTGEPKSQVTSHIIGAIGLITLPRSDEIGLVTGDRRGCVDIRLRRGETHIERMLHRYNQHVGAEPDVSDIVVQLQWVARHQRHPLLVIVVADEPEISDRLRDVLQSLGARHDVLWAMVGDRPAVDPADPGTGYDVADGRRVLGADVLGDRVVRAYQRSEEQRRHDLSEFMTELRVPHARIASSAGIAGALAAMTGVYARAG comes from the coding sequence ATGGGTAAACACCTCGATGCGGCCAAGGCGTTAATCGGCAGGGACGCGGCGGGCATGCTCACCGGCGGTCGGTACGCCCTGGTGCACACCAGGAGCATGGAATTCGACGAGCTGCGGCCCTACGTGCCCGGCGATGACGTCCGCGATATCGACTGGAAGGCCACCGCCCGTTCGGGGCACCCGCTGGTCAAACAGTTCGTCACCGAGAAACACCACAAGATCTTGGTCGTCGCCGACGCCGGCCGCAACGCCTGCGCCGCCACACCGACCGGCGAGCCGAAATCCCAGGTGACGTCCCACATCATCGGCGCGATCGGGTTGATCACCTTGCCGCGTTCGGACGAGATCGGGCTGGTCACCGGCGACCGCCGCGGCTGCGTCGACATCCGGTTGCGGCGCGGCGAAACTCATATCGAACGCATGCTGCACCGCTATAACCAGCATGTCGGCGCAGAACCGGATGTCAGCGATATCGTGGTTCAGCTGCAATGGGTGGCCCGACATCAGCGACATCCGCTGCTGGTCATCGTCGTCGCCGACGAGCCCGAGATCAGCGACCGGTTACGGGACGTGCTGCAGTCACTCGGTGCACGCCACGATGTGCTGTGGGCCATGGTCGGCGACCGGCCCGCGGTCGATCCCGCCGATCCGGGCACCGGGTACGACGTCGCCGACGGTCGTCGGGTGTTGGGCGCCGACGTCCTCGGCGACCGCGTTGTGCGTGCCTATCAGCGGTCCGAAGAGCAACGCCGACATGATCTTTCGGAGTTCATGACCGAACTTCGGGTGCCGCATGCGCGGATCGCGTCGAGCGCGGGCATCGCTGGGGCGCTCGCGGCGATGACGGGGGTCTACGCCCGTGCCGGATGA
- a CDS encoding SDR family oxidoreductase — MDTVAVITGGAGGMGVATAKIIGQNKHVVLADVRADRLDDATAALAELDISVTALHCDVTDREAVGALYSAATALGPVTAVVHTAGVSPAMGDAEYIMRTNVFGTVYVNEAFYAVAGSGGAIVNVASMAAHILPESLIPVDRFPEADQDERGFLAAVLPACAVAGDEKRSAIAYGISKNFVKWYSSAHAERFNGRGLRIVSVSPGAVDTEMGRLEAARGAAAVVADAAVPRWGTAEEMAELLAFCVSDRAGYLTGTDILNDGGVVASMRERARAHDG; from the coding sequence ATGGATACGGTAGCGGTGATCACCGGCGGGGCCGGCGGGATGGGCGTGGCCACGGCAAAGATCATCGGACAGAACAAGCACGTGGTGCTGGCCGATGTGCGCGCCGATCGACTCGATGATGCGACCGCGGCACTGGCGGAGCTGGACATTTCAGTGACCGCTCTCCACTGTGATGTCACCGATCGAGAGGCCGTCGGCGCGCTGTATTCCGCCGCGACCGCGTTGGGTCCGGTGACGGCCGTCGTACACACCGCTGGAGTGAGTCCTGCGATGGGCGACGCCGAATACATCATGCGCACCAACGTGTTCGGCACGGTATACGTCAACGAGGCGTTCTACGCTGTCGCCGGATCGGGAGGCGCCATAGTGAACGTGGCGTCGATGGCCGCGCACATCCTGCCCGAGTCCCTCATCCCCGTCGATCGTTTCCCCGAGGCGGATCAGGATGAGCGCGGTTTCCTGGCCGCCGTGTTGCCCGCCTGCGCGGTGGCCGGGGACGAGAAACGTTCCGCCATCGCCTACGGCATCAGCAAGAACTTCGTGAAGTGGTACAGCAGTGCCCACGCCGAGCGATTCAACGGCCGTGGACTGCGCATCGTGTCCGTGTCCCCCGGAGCAGTTGACACCGAGATGGGCAGGCTGGAGGCTGCCCGTGGTGCCGCTGCCGTGGTCGCCGATGCCGCGGTGCCTCGGTGGGGGACGGCGGAGGAGATGGCCGAGCTGTTGGCCTTCTGCGTCAGTGACCGCGCGGGCTATCTCACCGGAACCGACATCCTCAACGACGGCGGGGTCGTCGCCTCGATGCGGGAGCGAGCCCGGGCGCACGACGGCTGA
- a CDS encoding DNA topoisomerase IB, with the protein MRLRRSVLDGPGITRLRKGKGFTYRGPDGEPLTSADHLARIRDLVIPPAWRKVWISPHDNGHIQAVGTDAAGRRQYLYHQAWQEERAEEKFDRVLEMSTALPAWRERIAADLTGRGLSRDRVLALALHLLDLGYFRAGGEQYAEEHESYGLATLQCEHVTLRKGAVAFDFPAKSGVRRIWEIDDPEVLRAVRALLRRDGRTERLLACRSGADWVDIHASDLNTRFKELVGDEYSVKDLRTWHGTVLAAAAFAEADPGETERKRKRAVSGVMKQVSEELGNTPAVARSSYVDPRVVAGYEQGATIAAAAKRAAREKDRAAAVAILEKATRSLVRKVAKG; encoded by the coding sequence ATGCGGTTGCGGCGGAGTGTTCTCGACGGCCCCGGTATCACCCGGTTGCGCAAGGGGAAGGGCTTCACCTATCGGGGTCCCGACGGTGAACCGCTGACGTCCGCCGACCACCTGGCTCGCATCAGGGATTTGGTCATTCCGCCGGCCTGGCGCAAGGTCTGGATCAGCCCGCACGACAACGGTCACATCCAGGCGGTGGGCACCGATGCCGCCGGTCGCAGGCAGTACCTGTACCACCAGGCATGGCAGGAGGAGCGCGCCGAGGAGAAGTTCGACAGGGTGTTGGAGATGTCGACCGCGTTGCCCGCATGGCGGGAGCGCATCGCCGCAGACCTCACCGGGCGCGGGCTGTCCCGCGATCGGGTATTGGCCCTGGCGTTGCATCTACTCGACCTCGGGTACTTCCGCGCCGGCGGCGAGCAGTACGCCGAGGAGCATGAATCCTATGGTTTGGCGACCCTGCAATGTGAGCACGTGACTCTGCGGAAAGGCGCGGTGGCCTTCGACTTCCCGGCCAAGAGCGGTGTGCGGCGGATATGGGAGATCGACGATCCAGAGGTGCTGCGCGCCGTGCGCGCGTTGTTGCGCAGGGACGGCCGCACCGAGCGGTTGCTGGCCTGCCGCAGCGGTGCGGACTGGGTCGACATTCACGCATCGGATCTGAACACGCGGTTCAAGGAGCTTGTCGGCGATGAGTACAGCGTGAAAGATCTGCGCACCTGGCACGGCACGGTTCTGGCGGCCGCGGCTTTCGCCGAGGCCGATCCGGGCGAGACGGAACGCAAGCGCAAGCGTGCGGTGTCGGGGGTGATGAAACAAGTGTCCGAGGAGCTGGGTAACACTCCGGCGGTGGCGCGGAGCTCGTATGTCGACCCGCGGGTGGTCGCCGGTTACGAGCAGGGCGCCACGATCGCGGCAGCCGCCAAACGCGCCGCGCGAGAAAAGGACCGGGCGGCCGCGGTGGCCATCCTGGAGAAGGCGACCCGCAGCCTGGTACGCAAGGTCGCCAAGGGTTGA
- a CDS encoding DUF7218 family protein, with product MPNSSIKNEKMYEDLREQGNSKEKAARISNAVAARGKSAVARKGGKSGSYEDWNVVDLKKRAKELGMTGYSKLTKDKLVDKLRNH from the coding sequence ATGCCGAATTCATCGATCAAGAACGAAAAGATGTACGAAGACCTGCGCGAGCAGGGCAACTCGAAGGAGAAGGCGGCGCGCATCTCCAATGCGGTCGCTGCGCGGGGCAAGTCCGCGGTGGCACGCAAAGGGGGCAAGTCCGGATCCTACGAGGACTGGAACGTCGTCGATCTGAAGAAGCGCGCCAAGGAACTCGGGATGACCGGTTACTCAAAACTGACCAAGGACAAGCTCGTCGACAAGCTGCGCAATCACTGA